A window of Phragmites australis chromosome 2, lpPhrAust1.1, whole genome shotgun sequence genomic DNA:
GAGCACGTCGGTCAGGTTCCCCCTGAGCTCCTCCTTGTCGAAGACGAAGCCCAGGTCCTTGAACCCCTGCACCTCGATCCACTCCAGGTCGCTCGAGCTCTTCCATTTGCTGTCCTGGAACGCGCTCTTGGACCGGACGACCACGGCCTGCTCATTGGCCCTCAAGGATTGGACCTCGCGCCGCGGCTCTCGCCCTTCACTGCCGCCGGACGTCCTCGGCGTTCGCTCAGTCTGCAATGAATCAGTTAAATTCCCAGCTGACAGCATTTGATCATTCAAGATCGACAGCGCCTGAGCTTGACTGCTACAAACGGCCATGGCTTGGTAGCGTACCTTAGTGGGCGTGGCCGAACGGCAGTGCCTCTCCAGCGTGCTGTACGAGTGCCTGAGCCTGGACATGCTCGGCCTGGACTTGGTGGCCGACTCCTGGTGGCGGCCGTCGTCGTGGTCCATCGCTGACGACGGGACGGGCATGGACGGCGCCCGGTGCAGCTCCGACCGGACGCCCCCCTGGGCGATCCTGGTGCGCAGGACGCCCTCGTAAATGGAGCTCCAGTTGAGGTCGTCGTCGTCCACCTCCCCTTGTTGATTATGATCTTGTTCCACCAGGTCGTCATCGTCATCCTTGGGCATCTCCATCATCCCGACGCGAGGCGACGGGAGCGACGGCGTCCGCAGGAGCCTCCGGCACCCCGAGCCCGGTCCCTCCTTACCTCCTCCTCCCTGTTGACCCTTGCTCATCCGGCCTTGGCTGATGGAGGTGGACGACGACCTGGGCAGCGGCGGCTTACTCCCGCCCTTGCCGTTGTTGTTCTTGACGAGGGTGTTGCTGAAGAACCAGTGCTCGTCCAGCAGGTCCAGGGCCGCTGCCTGCCCCCGGGCGTCCCCTGGTTCATGCTGCTGCGACAAGCAGCTCATGATCGATTGCGTGTGCGTGGAGACAGAGAGGCGATCGGCCGGCGAATAAGGATTGGATTGGGGTagggggcggggcggggcgtggcgtggcgtggcgcaGCGATTGTCTGTCTTGTCTCGCGGTGGCGAATAAGGATAGGACGGGCTTGCAGTTGCTCCTCTTTCTGGTTTTCTTGCCTTGGGTTGGCTTGTGGACATGATTGATTGGAATATGATTAATTGTATGAGGAGGAGGCATCTATTACTTAGCATTGGTTAGTATTATTCTTCCTTTTCTCATTAATTAATTTGCAGCTGATAGTGCTACTCAATTGCAAGGTTTGACTACGAATTACTTACTCTGATCttaaatataaatctattaGGATATCGATGCTCTGATTAATAAcatctatataaatatattattccAAACAAAATATGTTAtgtattatgaaaatattttttatgatgaatTTGTAGTAATTTCAATCTTATGTTGGCaatctatataattttttaagctATTGATGGtgaaagtaaaaaatatatttgacttAGAACAAATCTAAATGGACTTATTATTTAGAATTAGAGGTTGTACGATTAGTTTGGAATGATAATGTAAGGTTACTTGAGCAAGAAGAGGTGACATAATCAATCAGTAATACGTCAATCAAACCCTGACAGCTAAGTTACTTAAGATGTATCACCATCTATCCATCCATCATGCAAGCATCATTAATTTCTTCCACATTAGTATATTACTCCAAGTTCCATCGATTGGTTGGTTCACATATGTTTGATGTCCAGCTATCTATCGTTGCTAGTGAGGATAAACATGAATTAACCATTTCCAGCTTATCCCCTTGTGCAAGAAAGTAAGAGTAGCTAGCCAATATATCTACTATATATTTGTAGATTATTCACCATTATTGTGAGGTCTATATTTTATCATCTTGATTTAATGATTACGTTCAAAGTGTTCTTCTAAATATTCTATTGAGCATAACATAAGATAATAGGAATATAGACATCTACTGATAGATGTCAGATTATGTCTCCTACTACTGCAAGATCTACATCATATTTGGCGACTATCTTTAatgtgttagctacataatttgaggtctacactatgtaattcaagtctcaacttgactttataaaattttacattatttttacaatattaccatgatgatttttaatttaccaaCAATAACTTAATCAAATCTATGATCAAATCCATATTGGATACAACATGGACTCATGCTTAATGGTCACAATTATTCAATATGGGTTATTGACATCGAGGTTAGTCTTGCATCCTGCGGAATAGTAGCGATATTCCAACCTTCTCAAGAGGGAGATCTACCACTAacagatcaagttaaatatgaAGCTTTATACATCATAAGACACCATATCTATTCGgatctcaaatctgagtatctgatggaaTAGAATCCAAGCACTCTATGGCTAGTTTTAAAATAagatatgaacaacaaaagacagTCATTCTACCTGATGCAATTCATGAATAGACACATCTCCGACTACTGGATTTCAAATCCGCTGGAGATTACAATCATAATGTTCATaagctcttctcaaaattatgtttttgcaaaaaagaaccTACATATACGGAAGAATAAGGAAAGCTTTATCTTCTATGCTTCCTACATGATGTTACAGCAATATTACCGTGCAagagaataccaagtttattctgactcaatacatgtattacttcaaGCCGAATAACATGGCGAATtccttctaaggaatcatcaGCGTCCAATCGGTGCTGCTACTTTACCTGAAGTACATGCTAATGTccagaataacaacaagttcGATGAATCTTTTAGACGCCATCCAAAGAACTTTAATTGTAAATGCAAACACAACAAAAAGCAGAAGCCCTATACACCGGATCAGGAAAAAGATATTTCTAGACCCAAACTTAACAAATCTATTGTTTATCGCAAGTGTGGATGCTACGAGCACTCCACTAAGAAATTTCGCAACATGAGACATTTAgttgatatgtatttatgatttGTGGGACATAACCGACTCCCTCAAGGGTAAAGATTTGAAACACACTTCAATCTTAAAACTGACTCCACCAAGGAGGTTAATTGTTCATACAAGTTCTacaagaaccaagtaacaactagactcttctgcaaccagaagatcccatgagcataaaaaacatgtttgtcaaatttgcttCGCACGACATGTTTGGAGATCTTAAGTAG
This region includes:
- the LOC133891913 gene encoding uncharacterized protein LOC133891913; protein product: MSTSQPKARKPERGATASPSYPYSPPRDKTDNRCATPRHAPPRPLPQSNPYSPADRLSVSTHTQSIMSCLSQQHEPGDARGQAAALDLLDEHWFFSNTLVKNNNGKGGSKPPLPRSSSTSISQGRMSKGQQGGGGKEGPGSGCRRLLRTPSLPSPRVGMMEMPKDDDDDLVEQDHNQQGEVDDDDLNWSSIYEGVLRTRIAQGGVRSELHRAPSMPVPSSAMDHDDGRHQESATKSRPSMSRLRHSYSTLERHCRSATPTKTERTPRTSGGSEGREPRREVQSLRANEQAVVVRSKSAFQDSKWKSSSDLEWIEVQGFKDLGFVFDKEELRGNLTDVLPGLRGEANKTKSPRRSSVDKGIVRRPYLSEAWQHVQRSAPPALIRVQSAAEMKDQLRMWAQAVACNVRQER